One Megalopta genalis isolate 19385.01 chromosome 5, iyMegGena1_principal, whole genome shotgun sequence DNA window includes the following coding sequences:
- the Septin4 gene encoding septin 4 isoform X2 has protein sequence MSGDRDYIGFATLPEQVHRKSVKRGFEFTLMVLGESGLGKSTLINSLFLGDLYKDRRIPDAGERIEKTTTIEKKTMDIEERGVRLRLTIVDTPGFGDAVNCEDTWKACSTYIDEQFCQYFTDESGLNRKNIQDNRVHCCLYFIPPYGHGLRQLDLEVLRRLHRKVNVVPVIAKADTLTTYEVKKLKERILADIEENEIQIYQFPDCDSDEDEEFKQQDKELKACIPFAVVGSSTVLEVAGKKVRGRQYPWGVVEVENPKHSDFVKLRTMLISTHMQDLKDVTQDVHYENFRAQCISQISQQATRERSKLKRDSGPHFENTISDTDWLLLQKDQEIRRMQDILAQMQEKLKANGQVGPGIGLRGRVGSLGNDLDATEVEKKRNSIIDV, from the exons ATGTCCGGTG ACAGGGACTACATTGGGTTCGCGACGCTGCCGGAGCAGGTGCACAGGAAGTCCGTGAAGAGAGGATTCGAGTTCACGCTGATGGTGCTGGGCGAGAGCGGCCTCGGCAAGTCCACGCTGATAAACAGCCTGTTCCTGGGGGATTTGTACAAGGACAGGCGTATTCCCGATGCCGGAG AACGCATCGAGAAGACCACCACGATCGAGAAGAAGACGATGGACATCGAGGAGAGAGGTGTCAGGCTGCGTCTGACCATTGTTGACACTCCAG GGTTCGGCGACGCGGTGAACTGCGAGGACACGTGGAAAGCGTGCTCGACGTACATCGACGAGCAGTTCTGTCAGTACTTCACCGACGAGAGCGGCCTGAACCGGAAGAACATCCAGGACAACAGGGTGCACTGCTGCTTGTACTTCATTCCCCCTTATGGTCACGG ACTGAGGCAACTGGATCTGGAGGTGTTGAGGAGGCTACACCGCAAGGTGAACGTGGTCCCGGTGATCGCCAAAGCTGACACGTTGACCACGTACGAGGTGAAGAAGCTGAAGGAACGGATCCTGGCTGACATCGAGGAGAACGAGATTCAG ATATATCAGTTTCCGGACTGTGATAGCGACGAGGACGAGGAGTTCAAGCAACAGGATAAGGAGCTGAAGGCGTGCATACCTTTCGCCGTTGTCGGAAGCTCCACGGTGCTGGAGGTTGCCGGGAAGAAAGTCAGGGGCCGGCAATATCCATGGGGAGTAGTCGAAG TGGAGAACCCGAAGCACAGCGATTTCGTGAAACTGCGAACAATGCTGATATCCACGCACATGCAAGACCTGAAAGACGTAACACAGGACGTGCATTACGAGAACTTCCGGGCGCAATGCATTTCCCAAATTTCGCAGCAAGCGACACGGGAACGGAG CAAATTGAAGAGAGACTCGGGCCCTCATTTCGAAAACACTATATCCGACACGGACTGGTTGCTGTTGCAAAAGGACCAAGAG ATACGAAGAATGCAGGACATCCTCGCGCAAATGCAAGAGAAGCTGAAGGCGAACGGTCAAGTCGGACCCGGCATCGGTCTCAGAGGACGAGTGGGCAGCCTGGGTAACGACCTGGACGCCACCGAAGTCGAGAAGAAACGCAACAGTATTATAGACGTTTGA
- the Septin4 gene encoding septin 4 isoform X1, with protein sequence MSGDRDYIGFATLPEQVHRKSVKRGFEFTLMVLGESGLGKSTLINSLFLGDLYKDRRIPDAGERIEKTTTIEKKTMDIEERGVRLRLTIVDTPGFGDAVNCEDTWKACSTYIDEQFCQYFTDESGLNRKNIQDNRVHCCLYFIPPYGHGLRQLDLEVLRRLHRKVNVVPVIAKADTLTTYEVKKLKERILADIEENEIQIYQFPDCDSDEDEEFKQQDKELKACIPFAVVGSSTVLEVAGKKVRGRQYPWGVVEVENPKHSDFVKLRTMLISTHMQDLKDVTQDVHYENFRAQCISQISQQATRERRYLRIKLKRDSGPHFENTISDTDWLLLQKDQEIRRMQDILAQMQEKLKANGQVGPGIGLRGRVGSLGNDLDATEVEKKRNSIIDV encoded by the exons ATGTCCGGTG ACAGGGACTACATTGGGTTCGCGACGCTGCCGGAGCAGGTGCACAGGAAGTCCGTGAAGAGAGGATTCGAGTTCACGCTGATGGTGCTGGGCGAGAGCGGCCTCGGCAAGTCCACGCTGATAAACAGCCTGTTCCTGGGGGATTTGTACAAGGACAGGCGTATTCCCGATGCCGGAG AACGCATCGAGAAGACCACCACGATCGAGAAGAAGACGATGGACATCGAGGAGAGAGGTGTCAGGCTGCGTCTGACCATTGTTGACACTCCAG GGTTCGGCGACGCGGTGAACTGCGAGGACACGTGGAAAGCGTGCTCGACGTACATCGACGAGCAGTTCTGTCAGTACTTCACCGACGAGAGCGGCCTGAACCGGAAGAACATCCAGGACAACAGGGTGCACTGCTGCTTGTACTTCATTCCCCCTTATGGTCACGG ACTGAGGCAACTGGATCTGGAGGTGTTGAGGAGGCTACACCGCAAGGTGAACGTGGTCCCGGTGATCGCCAAAGCTGACACGTTGACCACGTACGAGGTGAAGAAGCTGAAGGAACGGATCCTGGCTGACATCGAGGAGAACGAGATTCAG ATATATCAGTTTCCGGACTGTGATAGCGACGAGGACGAGGAGTTCAAGCAACAGGATAAGGAGCTGAAGGCGTGCATACCTTTCGCCGTTGTCGGAAGCTCCACGGTGCTGGAGGTTGCCGGGAAGAAAGTCAGGGGCCGGCAATATCCATGGGGAGTAGTCGAAG TGGAGAACCCGAAGCACAGCGATTTCGTGAAACTGCGAACAATGCTGATATCCACGCACATGCAAGACCTGAAAGACGTAACACAGGACGTGCATTACGAGAACTTCCGGGCGCAATGCATTTCCCAAATTTCGCAGCAAGCGACACGGGAACGGAGGTATCTACGCAT CAAATTGAAGAGAGACTCGGGCCCTCATTTCGAAAACACTATATCCGACACGGACTGGTTGCTGTTGCAAAAGGACCAAGAG ATACGAAGAATGCAGGACATCCTCGCGCAAATGCAAGAGAAGCTGAAGGCGAACGGTCAAGTCGGACCCGGCATCGGTCTCAGAGGACGAGTGGGCAGCCTGGGTAACGACCTGGACGCCACCGAAGTCGAGAAGAAACGCAACAGTATTATAGACGTTTGA
- the LOC117227123 gene encoding cuticle protein 7: MIPKALLLTMMLAGILSEPQGPAYLPPQGTRTPTGGGGGGGGGGNVGHPDEWAGDPANYEFSYEVQDAVAGLDFGHHESRKDSEASGTYHVLLPDGRTQIVDYVADDAGYRPMVRYEGTATFPAPAPSPGGSANEGYRY; the protein is encoded by the exons ATGATTCCAAAG GCACTCCTGTTAACGATGATGTTGGCAGGAATTTTGAGCGAACCTCAAGGACCTGCCTACCTTCCTCCGCAAGGCACCCGAACACCCactggcggcggtggcggcggcggcggcggcggtaacGTTGGTCATCCAGACGAGTGGGCCGGA GACCCAGCGAACTACGAATTCTCGTACGAAGTCCAAGACGCGGTGGCTGGTTTGGACTTCGGCCATCACGAGTCGCGCAAAGACAGCGAGGCGTCAGGGACGTACCACGTGCTGCTGCCGGACGGCAGGACCCAGATCGTCGATTACGTCGCCGACGATGCCGGATATCGTCCCATGGTGCGGTACGAGGGCACCGCCACCTTCCCCGCCCCAGCACCCTCCCCCGGGGGATCCGCCAACGAAGGATACAGATACTAA